Proteins from one Candidatus Zixiibacteriota bacterium genomic window:
- the nusG gene encoding transcription termination/antitermination protein NusG, protein MADLKWYVVHTYSGHEQKAKRHLDTAIAQYGLEEQITQILIPTQEVTEMRQGKRSTSTKKFLPSYILIEMDLNKQTEHIVRNTPGITSFVGTVGKPVPITQQEVDRVMGQMDHGRVEEVTDFPFRTGDSVKVIDGPFADFSGFVSEINMERKKVKVMVSIFGRPTPVELDFLQVESVS, encoded by the coding sequence AAAGCGAAGCGCCATCTCGATACGGCGATTGCGCAATATGGTCTGGAGGAGCAGATTACGCAGATCCTGATTCCGACTCAGGAAGTTACAGAGATGCGGCAGGGTAAGAGATCTACGTCGACGAAGAAATTCCTGCCGAGTTACATCCTTATAGAGATGGATTTGAATAAGCAGACTGAACATATTGTGAGGAATACACCTGGCATAACGAGTTTTGTAGGGACGGTCGGCAAACCGGTTCCTATCACTCAGCAGGAAGTAGACCGCGTGATGGGTCAGATGGATCATGGCAGAGTGGAAGAGGTAACCGATTTTCCGTTCAGAACCGGGGATTCGGTTAAAGTAATCGATGGTCCGTTTGCAGATTTTTCAGGTTTTGTTTCTGAGATCAATATGGAGCGCAAGAAGGTTAAGGTTATGGTTTCGATTTTCGGCCGTCCAACACCTGTGGAGCTAGATTTCCTGCAGGTGGAATCTGTTTCGTAG